CTTGGCGTGAAAGACGACGGCCATGGGCTCGACTACTTCATTCCGGAAGGGCAGGAAGTTGAGCTGAATACCCTGCCCGCGGCTTTCCAGCGGGGATACGTGGCGGTGGCCATCGGGGCTCAGCACGCTACCAAGCGCCTCCCGGTCGAAAAGCTAATTGAGTTGTGCGCCAAGCTGGCCCGACCCATCGTGCTGCTCGGCGGCCCCGAAGACGAGAGCATTGGCCATATCATTGAGCAGGCCTTTGCGACGAAAGCAGCCACGGCAGCAGCTCCCGTGGCTACCATTCCCGACAGACCGTACCGTTTTCCAGAAAAGCCACTCAGTCACTCAGCCGCTCAGCCGCTCATTGTTAATGGTTGCGGGCGCTATACCCTGCATCAGTCGGCCTCGCTGTTGCGGCAGGCGCAATTTGTGGTGAGCCACGATACCGGCCTGATGCACATTGCGGCCGCTTTCGGCAAGGAGATTTTCAGCGTGTGGGGCAATACCGTGCCTGAGTTTGGCATGTACCCCTACCGCACCGAATTCAAAGTGCTGGAAGTAAAAGGCCTGCCGTGCCGGCCGTGTTCCAAAATCGGCTTTGATAAATGCCCGCAAGGCCATTTTAAGTGCATGCGCGACCAGAACCTCGACCTGGATTTGCCGCCTGCCCGCGATGGACGGTAAAAACTAAAGGTGTTCGAATTGCTCTTCGACGTTGGCTAGTGCCTCACAGTCGCAGTATCCACCATAGTCCGACAACCAAAGCTTGATGGGTTCAAATGCCAGCCCTTCAGCCTCGGCAAATTGCTTTGTTAAGTGCAAAGTGTCGTCGCATCCATGCTCAGTCAATTCCTGGTCTAAATAATCGAAGTAAACCGCCAGTTTCTCCTTTGGCATGGGAAGAGACGCTAGCTTGCTAGCTTTGGCTTCTTCATTTAGCTGATTTTGCAAGGCCTTCCGGCGTTGCTTGTCTTCTTGGGATGGCATAGCCTTTCGACTTTTAAATTGATAGCGCGCGCTGCGATAGAACACAAGAAGGCCCAGCCAATGTAATGACCGGGCCTTCTTATACAAAGGAATTAGCTCAATTACAGCTCAATTCGCTCGAAACCGCAGTAGCTGTGCAGCACCAGCGGCAAGTCGATACCGGTGCTGGTCTGGTTGTTTTCCAGCAGGGCAGCTACGATGCGGGGCAGGGCCAGGGCCGAGCCGTTGAGCGTGTGCAGCAGCTGGGTTTTGCCGCCGTCGGCGCGGTAGCGGCACTTGAGGCGGTTGGCCTGGTAGGTTTCGAAGTTCGACACCGAGCTTACTTCCAGCCAGCGGCCCTGGGCGGCGCTCCACACTTCGAGGTCGTAGGTGAGGGCCGAGGTGAAGCCCATGTCGCCGCCGCAGAGGCGCAGCACGCGGTAGGGGAGGTTGAGCTGCTTTAGCAGGCCTTCGACGTGGGCGAGCATGGCTTCCAGGGCGTCGTAGCTCTGGTCGGGCTCCGTGATTTGCACGATTTCTACCTTGTCGAACTGGTGCAGGCGGTTGAGGCCGCGCACGTCGGCGCCCCACGAGCCGGCCTCGCGGCGGAAGCAGGGCGTGTGGCCGGCCATACGCACGGGCAGCTTGTCGACGGGAATGATTTCGTCGCGGTAAATATTGGTCAGCGGTACCTCGGCCGTGGGAATGAGGTAGAGGTCGTCCTTAGCGTCGTGGTACATCTGGCCTTCCTTGTCGGGGAGCTGGCCGGTGCCGTAGCCGCTGGCCTCGTTCACCAGAATCGGCGGCTGCATTTCGGTGTAGCCGGCATTGCGGGCCTCGTCCAGAAAGAAGTTGATGAGGGCCCGCTGGAGCCGGGCGCCTTGGTTTTTGTAGACCGGGAAGCCGGCGCCGGTGATTTTGTTGCCCAGCTCAAAATCAATGATGTCATACTTTTTAATCAGCTCCCAGTGCGGCTGGGCGTCGGGGCCGAGGTTGGGCTTACTGCCGTGCTCGCGCACTACCTCGTTATCGGCGGCCGAGCGGCCTTGGGGCACGCTGGCGTGGGGCAGGTTGGGGAGCTTATAAAGGAGCTGCTGCTGCTCTTTTTCTACTTGCGCCAGCTCGGTAGCGGCGGCCTGGGTGTGCTGCTTGAGCTCGGCGGTGCGAGCCTTGAGGGTTTCGGCGCCGGCTTTGTCGCCCGATTTCATCAGGCCCCCGATTTGGCGGGCCAGCTCGTTGGCTTCGGCCTGAGAAGCGTCGTGGGTGGTTTGGAGCGAGCGGCGGCGCTGGTCCAGGTCGAGGATGGCGGCGACGTCGGCGGGGCCGGTGGCGTAATGTTTTTTGGCAAGGCCAGCCAGCACAAGCTCGGTCTGGTCGCGGAGAACGGAAATCTGCAGCATAGGGGGCGTAGTGGAATGCGGGCAAATGTCGGAAGTAAAACCGGGCGGAACCACAGGCTTGTTGCCGTGGGGCTTGCGAAGCTTGCCGCAACTTATTTTGCGCCAGCCGGTGTTAAACCTTTGCCATCAAGTATCCGATTTGGCGGTTTGCCCGTAATGCGCTAACATTGCGCTAGCAACCGGCCGCCGTGGCAGGAACCGCGGACCTCAGCGTTCGCCTCCGGCCCGTCTTTTGCTGATTACCCAGCGGTCCCCTTTCGCACCTCATTTCTTGCTTATTCCATTGCGCGCCGCGCGCTGCTATACTTTATAGCCCGCGTTTCCTGCCAATGCTTTATCGCGGCCTGGCCGCTTTCGTGCCGTAGCTGGCTTTTTGAGCCCCCAAGCGGGCCTCCTGGGCAGCCAGCCCCCTCGCTTTAAGCCGATGTTTCTCCCCTATTCCCTTTATGCACACCATTAACGAGTTGAAGGACCGGCTGCTGTCCGACCTCAAAGAGATTGCCGAGCAAATGAATGTGGGCAACTTCAAGCGGCTCAGCAAACAGGATTTGATTTATAAAATCCTCGACCAGCAGGCCCTGACCCCCGGCGCCGCCGAGCAAGACGCCCCCGCGCCGGCCCTCGCCGCAGTGGCTGAAGCGCCCGTGGCCGAAGCCGCCCCGACCCGCGCCAATGGCAACAAGCCCAACGGGCGTCGCCCGGCCCCGAGCACGGCCGAGCAGCCTTTCTCGGACGTAGCGCCCCCGGCAGCCAAAGCCCCGGCACGCCAGCCGCGCGAGCCGCGCCGCGAAGCTGCTGTGTCCCAGGCTGCCCCCGCCGCTACCGTGGAAATATTAGACCCCATCGAAGGCTTGGCCTTGGTGCCGGCCCAAGATGCTACCGGCGCCTCCCTGGCCAATGAGCCCGTGCTCGCCGCACCCGCCACCGAAACCAGTGCCGACGCAGCCCCCAGCGCCGACCAACAGATTAATGGCGCCGAGCAACATAACGGTGCTGAGCAGTCGGAAACTAACAATGCCGGCCGCCCCGAGCGCCCGCGCCGGGAGCGGGTAGACCGCGCTGGTCGCCCCATCACGGAGCAGCGCGCCGCCGAAATGGCTGCTGAAAAAGCGGCTGCCGAAGCTGCCGCCGCTGCCCAAGCCGCTACTGCTCCCTCCGAAAACGGTGCTGATGGCCGCGATAATGGCCGCGAAAGCCGCCGCGAATTCGGTGGCAACGGCTTTGCCGACCGCCGCGAGAACCGCGCCGACCGGTTCGAGCGCGACAACCGCGAAGTGCGGGACGGGCGCGACGGCCGTGACCAGCAGCGCCCCCGCAACGACCAGCCGCGTGAAAACCGCGAGCCCCGTGAACCGCGGGAGCCCCGGAACGACCAGCCCCGCGACAACCGGGAGCCACGCGAACTGCGCAATGACCAGCCCCGGGAGCCGCGCAACGACCAACCCCGCGAGAACCGCGAAGGCCAGCCGCGCGAGCCGCGTACCGACCAGCCCCGCAACGACCGCGACAACCGCAACCTGACCCGCGAGGAGCGCTACGCCCAGCGCGACCTGCAGCGCCAGCAGCGCGCCCTCAACCCCGACGGCACGCCCCGCACCGACCAGCCCCAGCGCGAACCGCGCGAACCGCAGCAGCAGCGCGAGCCCCAGCGCCCCGCCCGCCAAGACCTGGATTTGGTGGTGCCCGGCGGCGGCACGTTTGAGCTGATGCCCGACGGCGGCTACGGCTTCCTGCGCTCGCCCTACTACAACTACCTGTCCTCGCCCGACGACATCTACGTGTCGCCGCAGCAGGTGAAGCAGTTTGCCATGAAGCCCGGCGACACGGTGATTTGCACCATCCGCCCCCCGCGCGAAGGCGAGAAATACTTTGCCCTGGTGGGCGTAGACAGCATGAACGGCCGCACCGTGGAAGAAGTCCGCGACCGGGTGCCGTTCAGCCACCTCACCCCGCTCTTCGCCGACCAGCGCATGAAGCTGAGCACGAAGTCCAGCCAAATCAGCACCCGCGTGCTCGACTTGTTTGCGCCCATCGGCAAGGGCCAGCGCGGCCTGATTGTGGCCCAGCCCAAGACCGGTAAAACCGTGCTGTTGCAGGAAGTGGCCAACGCCATTTCGGAAAACCACCCCGAGGTGTACCTGATGATTCTGCTCATCGACGAACGTCCCGAGGAAGTAACCGACATGGCCCGCACCGTGAAGGCCGAGGTGCTTAGCTCAACCTTCGACGAAACGGCTGACCGCCACGTGAAAATCGCCGAAATGGCCCTCGACAAGGCCCGGCGCCTTGTGGAGTGCGGCCACGACGTGGTGATTCTGCTCGACTCCATCACCCGCTTGGCGCGGGCTTACAACACGGTGCAGCCCAGCTCGTCGCGCATCCTATCGGGTGGTATCGACGCCGGCGCCCTGCAAAAGCCCAAGCGCTTCTTCGGTGCGGCCCGCAATGTGGAAGGCGGCGGCTCGCTCACCATCATCGCCACGGCCCTCATCGAAACCGGCTCCAAGATGGACGAGGTTATCTTCGAGGAATTCAAAGGCACCGGCAACATGGAACTGCAGCTGGACCGCAAGCTGGCCAACAAGCGCGTGTTCCCGGCCATCGACATCCCGGCTTCCGGCACCCGCCGCGAAGACCTGCTCATGAGCAAGGACGAATTGAGCCGCGTGTGGGTGCTCCGCAAGTTCATGTCGGACATGACCGCCACCGAGGCCATGGAATTCCTGAAGGACCGCATCAAAGGCACCAAGGACAACGAGGAATTCCTCATTTCCATGAACGGCTAAAGCCCAAGCCTGCATTCAATAAAAAAGCCCGTTGCATCACTGCAGCGGGCTTTTTTGATAGCTAATAATCGGCACTTAGTCATTCAATAACATAACGACTAGCAAACCAGCGGCCGGTGTTTTAAATTCAACAATCGGAATATAATTTACTGAGGAGTTGACGCCATCGCCGCACAATGGCCCTGCCGGCGCTGGGAAGGCGTAATTTTGGCTCAAATAATTTTGACGCCATGGCCACTGCTGCTCCCGCCAACCTCCCCGAACTGCTCTACATTCAGGACCCGCTCTGCGGCTGGTGCTACGGCATGAGCCCGGTTATTAACCGCGTGCAGGCCGAGTTTGCCGGGCGTCTCGATGTGTCGGTGCTCTGCGGAGGCATGGCCACCGGCGAGCAAGTTGCGCCCATTGCCGAGACCTGGGAGTTTCTCCAAAACGCCCTGGCCGATGTAGAAAAGGCCACCGGCGTGCAGTTTGGGGCCGGCCTCCGGGCCCTGGGTGAAGAAGGGAGCTACGTGTACGACTCCGAGCCGCCGAGCCGGGCCATCGTAGCCTTCCGCCAGATTACCCAGGACCCGGCCCGCGCAGTGGCTTTTGCCCATGCTGTGCAGGTGGCGCTGTTCCGCGACGGCCAGGACCTGAACGACCCCAGCACCTACAACGACCTGCTGGCGCCGTTTGGAGTAGATGCGGTGGAGTTTCATCGCCGCTTTGCCGCCCCCGAAACGGCCCGCGCTATCCAACAGGAATTTGCAGCCGTGGCCCGCATCGGTGTGCAGGGTTTTCCAACCAGTGTGGTGCGCATCGGAGAGCAAGGCTATGTGCTAGCCCGCGGCTACCAGTCCTATGAGCAGGTGCGGCAGGGGCTCGAGCAGCTTCTCAGTGAGGCTGCGCTTAATGAAGAATGAGGACTTGACGGATAACTCCCCTCCTCAGTCGAGGAGGGGATGTTTGAGCTACAGCTCAAACGGGGGTGGTTGCCTTCGTTGAACCGAAGGACGGCGCAGCCAACGACACCCGAACGAGTTGGGCTGGAATCGTTCGTCCATCGTGCAACGTTTCAACCACCCCAGTTGCCGCAGGCGCGGCAACATCCCCTCATTAGCTAAGGAGGGGAGTGTCGTTCATTCCTCATTGAAAAAACGCAGCGTCACAGTCGCACCACCTGTTTTTTCAGGGGCGACCACGCGATGCTGCGCCGGTCTTCTTTGCCCACCAGGTAGGTGAAGCGAATACTGTCGGGCCGTTTGCGCAGGTCGTTCCAGGTGGCGTGGTCGGGCGCTTCGGGGCCGGTGGGGTAGGGGGCGGCGGTTGGCACGGCCGGGCTGGAAAATTGAGCTGGCCGGAAGAACTCGCGGATGCGCCGCCGCATAAAAGCTTCGCGTTCGGCTGGCGTCGCGGTCGGGGTTTTCATCTCATAGACCATGGGTGCTTCCAGGTCGGCGGCGCTGAGGCTTTCCCGAAAAATGACCTGTCCGCTCGCATCGGTGATGGTGAACGTGGCGGCACCCTCCAGCACCGACGGGCCCCGTAGCACCAGGCGGAATACGTCGGGCTTGCCGCCCGGCTGGCTGAACAAATGCACTTGCTTCGCCGTGACCAGGGTATCGGCTTGGGCGTTTACGGCGGCCGCGCGGGTGGAATCGGGTGGCGGCAGGGCCGGGGTATCGGGTTTGTTCCGGTCCGCAATACGGGAAATGCTGCCCTCGTGCACGGCTGAGGGCGTCGAATTACAGGCCGCTAGCAGCGGCAGCACGGCAAACCAGGCAATACGCATACGAGGGGAAGCTAAGGCAACAACGACTGGCTCAAAGTACGTGGCAAGCCGGCAGAAGGTGGCCTACGACTTGGCCGCTCAAGCTGCTCAGCGCCAGAGCAACATGGCCACAAAAGCGGCACTCAGGCACAACGACGACACTTGGTTCATGCGCATGGTGTGCTCAAAGTTGGCCGCTCGCTCGTCGTGCCATACTTGCCAGGCCCAGCGGCCGAACAGCCACACGACCGGTCCGGTGGCCACCAGAAATATCAGAAGCGGCCGTATTTCCTGGCGCAGCCAGTAGGCCAGGCCCAGGGTAGCAGCCCCCGCCAGCAGCCCCACCGCCGCAAACACGAACGTGCCCCGAATGCCCAGCCGCAAGCTCAGGGTGCAGTCGCCGCGCCGGGCGTCTTCGTCGTGCTGGTACACCTGCGTGAGCGGGTAGGAGCCGCACAAAAACAGCGTGCTCACCAGTGCCAGCAGCAGGTTGGTTTCGTCGCTGAGCTGGGCCCAGGATGCGCCGGCGCCCACCTGCGTCATCAAAAAAGTGAAGGCCCCTTGGAACAGCACCACTACCAGCGTGCTCAGCAGCGGGTACTTCTTGAGCCGGATGCCGTCGTAGCTATAGGCTTTGGATATCAGTAGATACAGCACCACCAGCGCCGCAAAAGGCAGCGAAAGCAGCGCGGCTCCGGCCACGGCCAGCGCATCGAACAGCCACACGAGGTGCAGCAGCTCGGGCGTCACTTTCGGGGGCGCCTTGAGCCCGCCAATGCTGCCCTCGTCCTTGTCGTAGTAGGAGTTGTAGCCGTTGGAGGCCGGGTAAGCCAGCAGGTGCAGCACCACAAACACCCCGGCGGCTTTCCACCCGCTCCAGGGCCCGCGCAGGGCGCTCAGCCCAAACCAGAACACGGGCATGAGGTAAATGGAAAACGGGATGCGGAGCAGCGGCAGTGCCCGACGGTAGCTTTCTATTCTCAATTAGGAATGAGGAGTTAGGAATGAAGAATTAGTGCAAAGGTGGCTCTGGTAAGACCTCATTCCTCATTCTCAACTCTTCATTGAGCGGAGCGTTGGGCCAGCCTATCAGATAAGTGACTTCGGGGCCCCACCAGTGTCGTTTTTTGCCGGCCTGCCAGGTGAATTGCTGGGTGGGGTCAGCCTGTTGGGCCAACGCCAGCAGCTCCTGGGTTGAGTACATGCGCAGCAGCGAGACAGAGCCGTCCCAAATGGTGCAGAGCGGAATGAGCGGGATGAGGTAGGTAAACACCAAGCGGCTGAGGCGGAAGGGCCGGAAAAAAGGCGTGAGCAGCAGTTGAGCTACCGGCAGCACCGTCCAGGCCAACAGCAATTCAGCCCAATGCTTGCCAGCCCCCTCAAATACCCCAATGCCGGTACCCGCCCGCACGGCATCGTGCAGCAGGGCCTGGGCCGCGGCAGGAGGAAAATGGTGAAACGCGGAAAAAATAACCCGAAAGCCCGTGAGGTGCGCGGGCACGGCTAGGGCATTCACGGGCGCGGGCTCGTGGCCGATGCGTCCCTGGGTGCGCTGGGCGATGTCGGCCCAGGCGGCGGGCTGGGGGTAGAGGTCGGTAAGGGTCACGGTGACGTCGGCCAGTCCTTCGGCTTGCAGGGCGCGCCACACGGTTTCGGTGCCACCGCCCGCGCCGGCGCCGAGTTCCAGCAGCGCGGTTTGGCCGGTGCGGCGCAGGCCTTCGGCCAGCAGCGGCGCGATGGGCCGGTAGGTACCCAGCGCCGAAATCATGAACCGCAGGTAGTCCATCATCCCGGCCCGGATAACGGTGGGGAACCACGGCAAGTCCTCAAATTCAAACAAACGAAGGCGGAGGCGCATGGCCCATGGATACGCAGAAACAGCCGGTGCCGACGATATTTTCTGTTGCTGGGAAATAGCTTTATAAGCTGGCCTATCAATTGAGTGCAACGGTGGCTGGCAATAGCCAGGTTACCTTGCTTTGCCCATGCCGCTAGGTAGGTATTAAAAAATTAAGCTTGTCGTTTAAGAAAAAAGAAAAAGGTGGTACTAAAGATATCATTTCTTTTCTCCAACTTTGCATCCCAAAGCACTTCGAACACTATGAAGCCCGCCGCTAATCCTGACCCGCTTGCCCAGCTCACCGAAATCCGCGCCATCATGGACCGCAGCTCGCGCTATTTGTCGCTGTCGGGGCTGAGTGGGGTAGGGGCCGGGGTGGTGGCGCTGGCGGGCGCCGCGGTGGGCCACTTCTACCTAAAAAGCCATTATTCCGACGGCTACCTGCACCTGATGCAAGGCTCGGTGCAGGAGCGGCAAGCGGCGCTGCCGTTTCTGCTGTTGCTGTCGTTTGTGATGATAGGCGTGGCACTGCTGGTGGCGTATTTCTTTACCCAGCGCCGCACCAAGCACGACGGCCAACCGATGTGGAACGGCCCGGCCCGGCGCCTGGTGGCATCGTTGGCGGTGCCGCTGGTGGTGGGCGGGCTGTTTTGCCTGCGGCTGTACCTCGGCAGCGATGCGGCCATGGTGGTGCCGGGCCTGCTGATATTTTACGGCCTGGCGCTGCTCAATGCCAGCAAGTTTACCCTGGACGAAATCCGCTGGCTGGGGCTTACTCAGATTGGGCTGGGCCTGGTGTGCATGCTGCTGCCCGGCTGGGGGCTGCTTTTCTTTGCGCTTGGCTTTGGCCTGGGCCACATTGGCTACGGCCTGGTTATGTACAACCGCTACGAGCGGCCGGGCACGGCCGGCGCGGCGGCTAACTCCGCAGTTGTCCGGTGAAGCACCTCATCCATACGCTCAACAAGGCCTTCGACCACCGCGTGCGGCTGGGCGTAATGGCCGTCCTGATGGCCAACGAATCGGTGAGTTTCAACGACCTCAAAGAGGTGCTCGACCTCACCGACGGCAACCTGGCCAGCCACGTAGCCGCCCTCGAAAAGGCCGAATACGTCCACGTGAACAAGCAATTCATCGGCAAGAAACCGAACACCACCTACACGGCCACCGCCGCGGGCAAGGCCGCTTTTCAGCAGCACCTAAGCACGCTGGAGAAGCTGCTGCGCCCCTGAAAAACGAACAAAGGAATCAATACGCTCTTTTTTTTGCCTATTCACTTTGAAACACAAAGTTCTTTAACATACCTTAATCATGACAGATCTAGCCCAACCCTCTGCGCCGTGGCCGGCTGGCCAATCGGCCCGTCCGGTATCGCCGGCTGCTATTGCGGCCGCGGCGCCAGTCTATGCTCCGCTCAGCATGGCTCAAAAGCTGCTGCTGCCCCTGGGCGCCCTCCTGTTCGACTGGCTGTTTTGGTTGGAAAAGGGTGGGCCGAATATGCTGGTGTTCACCGTCTTTTTGGTGGCGGCGCAGCTCGTGCTGTTGCCAAGGGTGGCGGCGGTGCGGCGCTCGGGCTACTTCTGGCTCATGGTGGGCGGCAGCCTGTTCAGCGGGGCGATGATGGCGGTGTACGGCTCGGCCGTGGCGGCGCTGGCCTGCCTGGCCTCGGTGCTCCTGCTGTTGGGCTACGTCAACCAGCCGCACCTGAAGCTGCTGCCCTACGCCTTGCTCACGGCGCTGGGC
This region of Hymenobacter sedentarius genomic DNA includes:
- a CDS encoding glycosyltransferase family 9 protein, which encodes MKILVLRFSSIGDIVLTTPVVRALAQQVPNAEVHFATKPGYRGLLEPNPYITKVHCLTGSLGQLVRELHAERFDFVVDLHNNLRTTLLKMRLGVPGNSFDKLNWQKWLLVNFKIDRLPRVHIVQRYLEAAAMLGVKDDGHGLDYFIPEGQEVELNTLPAAFQRGYVAVAIGAQHATKRLPVEKLIELCAKLARPIVLLGGPEDESIGHIIEQAFATKAATAAAPVATIPDRPYRFPEKPLSHSAAQPLIVNGCGRYTLHQSASLLRQAQFVVSHDTGLMHIAAAFGKEIFSVWGNTVPEFGMYPYRTEFKVLEVKGLPCRPCSKIGFDKCPQGHFKCMRDQNLDLDLPPARDGR
- a CDS encoding DUF2695 domain-containing protein produces the protein MFYRSARYQFKSRKAMPSQEDKQRRKALQNQLNEEAKASKLASLPMPKEKLAVYFDYLDQELTEHGCDDTLHLTKQFAEAEGLAFEPIKLWLSDYGGYCDCEALANVEEQFEHL
- the serS gene encoding serine--tRNA ligase, with product MLQISVLRDQTELVLAGLAKKHYATGPADVAAILDLDQRRRSLQTTHDASQAEANELARQIGGLMKSGDKAGAETLKARTAELKQHTQAAATELAQVEKEQQQLLYKLPNLPHASVPQGRSAADNEVVREHGSKPNLGPDAQPHWELIKKYDIIDFELGNKITGAGFPVYKNQGARLQRALINFFLDEARNAGYTEMQPPILVNEASGYGTGQLPDKEGQMYHDAKDDLYLIPTAEVPLTNIYRDEIIPVDKLPVRMAGHTPCFRREAGSWGADVRGLNRLHQFDKVEIVQITEPDQSYDALEAMLAHVEGLLKQLNLPYRVLRLCGGDMGFTSALTYDLEVWSAAQGRWLEVSSVSNFETYQANRLKCRYRADGGKTQLLHTLNGSALALPRIVAALLENNQTSTGIDLPLVLHSYCGFERIEL
- the rho gene encoding transcription termination factor Rho; amino-acid sequence: MHTINELKDRLLSDLKEIAEQMNVGNFKRLSKQDLIYKILDQQALTPGAAEQDAPAPALAAVAEAPVAEAAPTRANGNKPNGRRPAPSTAEQPFSDVAPPAAKAPARQPREPRREAAVSQAAPAATVEILDPIEGLALVPAQDATGASLANEPVLAAPATETSADAAPSADQQINGAEQHNGAEQSETNNAGRPERPRRERVDRAGRPITEQRAAEMAAEKAAAEAAAAAQAATAPSENGADGRDNGRESRREFGGNGFADRRENRADRFERDNREVRDGRDGRDQQRPRNDQPRENREPREPREPRNDQPRDNREPRELRNDQPREPRNDQPRENREGQPREPRTDQPRNDRDNRNLTREERYAQRDLQRQQRALNPDGTPRTDQPQREPREPQQQREPQRPARQDLDLVVPGGGTFELMPDGGYGFLRSPYYNYLSSPDDIYVSPQQVKQFAMKPGDTVICTIRPPREGEKYFALVGVDSMNGRTVEEVRDRVPFSHLTPLFADQRMKLSTKSSQISTRVLDLFAPIGKGQRGLIVAQPKTGKTVLLQEVANAISENHPEVYLMILLIDERPEEVTDMARTVKAEVLSSTFDETADRHVKIAEMALDKARRLVECGHDVVILLDSITRLARAYNTVQPSSSRILSGGIDAGALQKPKRFFGAARNVEGGGSLTIIATALIETGSKMDEVIFEEFKGTGNMELQLDRKLANKRVFPAIDIPASGTRREDLLMSKDELSRVWVLRKFMSDMTATEAMEFLKDRIKGTKDNEEFLISMNG
- a CDS encoding DsbA family protein gives rise to the protein MATAAPANLPELLYIQDPLCGWCYGMSPVINRVQAEFAGRLDVSVLCGGMATGEQVAPIAETWEFLQNALADVEKATGVQFGAGLRALGEEGSYVYDSEPPSRAIVAFRQITQDPARAVAFAHAVQVALFRDGQDLNDPSTYNDLLAPFGVDAVEFHRRFAAPETARAIQQEFAAVARIGVQGFPTSVVRIGEQGYVLARGYQSYEQVRQGLEQLLSEAALNEE
- a CDS encoding UbiA family prenyltransferase; translated protein: MRIESYRRALPLLRIPFSIYLMPVFWFGLSALRGPWSGWKAAGVFVVLHLLAYPASNGYNSYYDKDEGSIGGLKAPPKVTPELLHLVWLFDALAVAGAALLSLPFAALVVLYLLISKAYSYDGIRLKKYPLLSTLVVVLFQGAFTFLMTQVGAGASWAQLSDETNLLLALVSTLFLCGSYPLTQVYQHDEDARRGDCTLSLRLGIRGTFVFAAVGLLAGAATLGLAYWLRQEIRPLLIFLVATGPVVWLFGRWAWQVWHDERAANFEHTMRMNQVSSLCLSAAFVAMLLWR
- a CDS encoding winged helix-turn-helix domain-containing protein, which gives rise to MKHLIHTLNKAFDHRVRLGVMAVLMANESVSFNDLKEVLDLTDGNLASHVAALEKAEYVHVNKQFIGKKPNTTYTATAAGKAAFQQHLSTLEKLLRP